The genomic stretch CCAGTCCGAGGCCGGCGACCAGGTCGAGGTTCACCAGCGACCTGACTCCCCCGTCGACGTAACGGTGCCCGGCGATGGCGACGGGCCGGAAATACCCGGGGATCGCACAGGATGCAGCCACGGCGTCGCCGACCGCGGTTCGCGGCGACCCTTCCTGGCCGAACACCACGCGGTGGCCCTCCCGCAGATTGACGGCGGTCAACCACAGCGCCTCGTTCGGCCACCGACCCGCGTACACAGCGTTGATCCCGCTCGAGATCGCGTCGGTTGGCACCCGTCCGGCCGGCATCAGAGCCGCCAATAAGGGGACGGGCGGGAACACGTGGAGCCGCGTAAGAGCCCTCAGCACGCCCAGGGGGTCCGCGACGGGGCGCATGGACAGGAAGTGGGAGGCGGTCGGCCGGGGCCGGTGCGGTCGGCCGATCTCGGCGAGCCGTGCTCCCTCCTGCGATAATGCCCCGCCCTCGCTGATCGCACGGAGATCGCCGGCCGGTAGACCCGCGCGGAGCATCGCGGCGGTCATCGATCCGGCCGACGTCCCGACGATCACCTCCGAGCGGCGGGGATCCCATCCCGTCGCGTCCGCAAGCGCCGACAGAACCGCGCCGTGGTAGGCGACACCAACCGATCCCCCAGCCCCAAGTACAAGGCCCACTCGCATGAGAAAGCAAGCTACCGCCGGCCCGCAGCGGAACGGCGGACCTCCACCGGACGGACTCTTATCGTTGCTCCGGCCGGTGGACGGGTCGCATCGCGGCAAGCAGCACGCCTACGACCATCGCCACGCCCACCCCGAAGACCGTCCACTTCGTGATGTCGGGCTCAACCCAGACGCTGCCGACGATCGGCGAGGCGGCCATGAGAAGGGCGAAGAGGAACTCACCGGGGGCGTAGAGG from Acidimicrobiales bacterium encodes the following:
- a CDS encoding patatin-like phospholipase family protein produces the protein MRVGLVLGAGGSVGVAYHGAVLSALADATGWDPRRSEVIVGTSAGSMTAAMLRAGLPAGDLRAISEGGALSQEGARLAEIGRPHRPRPTASHFLSMRPVADPLGVLRALTRLHVFPPVPLLAALMPAGRVPTDAISSGINAVYAGRWPNEALWLTAVNLREGHRVVFGQEGSPRTAVGDAVAASCAIPGYFRPVAIAGHRYVDGGVRSLVNLDLVAGLGLDLVIVSSPMTTASAWPALATGSIMRQPLRARLHSEVASLRRRGTEVAAIEPGRSVAAAMGFNPMDARVRGRVSLAAYVSTRRWLTDNAEGRRLTTALAVLADGPAGAPDTVAV